In Schistocerca serialis cubense isolate TAMUIC-IGC-003099 chromosome 3, iqSchSeri2.2, whole genome shotgun sequence, the following proteins share a genomic window:
- the LOC126470451 gene encoding uncharacterized protein LOC126470451 isoform X1 — MDCLTKYELTSYSCSHDLQDLLNYVRSLPGGTTVTSQKDREMLTSCIANLLSSQRDILEKFSSGEKTETTSTSFITVSIPRGDADVGSEMMHLFLPELRSSTDGKEQLQQCQISTGSMYCYTSMCKRGMAADKFGLEEPLKDYLIQLKLYDGKVASQDTKQYWKGKVVDLMVTANRGMQIMNHVNSLIRDANRSLQEKGATRQQSRARFFPY, encoded by the coding sequence ATGGACTGTTTGACAAAATACGAACTGACTTCCTACTCATGTTCCCATGATTTACAGGACTTATTAAATTATGTGAGGTCTCTACCAGGTGGTACTACAGTGACGTCACAGAAAGACCGGGAGATGCTGACATCTTGCATAGCAAACTTACTGAGTTCTCAAAGAGATATCCTGGAGAAATTCTCTTCTGGAGAGAAGACAGAGACCACTTCCACATCATTCATAACTGTGTCTATTCCTCGAGGAGATGCAGATGTTGGTTCCGAAATGATGCATTTATTTCTTCCAGAATTAAGAAGCTCCACAGATGGAAAAGAGCAATTGCAGCAATGTCAGATATCGACTGGCTCAATGTACTGTTACACCTCTATGTGCAAAAGGGGTATGGCCGCGGACAAATTTGGATTAGAGGAGCCATTAAAAGACTACCTTATCCAGCTGAAATTGTATGATGGGAAAGTTGCCTCTCAGGATACCAAACAATACTGGAAGGGGAAAGTAGTCGATCTGATGGTGACAGCGAACAGAGGCATGCAAATAATGAACCATGTAAACAGTCTCATTCGAGACGCAAACAGATCATTACAGGAAAAGGGTGCAACCCGACAACAATCGCGCGCCAGGTTCTTTCCGTACTAA